The Phycisphaeraceae bacterium genome has a window encoding:
- a CDS encoding DinB family protein, producing the protein MNPHDTSDTIRAILDIHAMVSGFLIETVEDVPESRMTEQPGAIVNHPAWTLSHLNAYAGVLLSMLDDPSVPTADAEMERFGYGTTPVPDRAAYATKRELLDRFRDRNARLAAVVAGKHRDYFPRRSPEKFHPYSPTIGHIAITLLVAHPPHHLGQLRQWRRAAGIAPNDLPLDE; encoded by the coding sequence ATGAACCCCCACGACACCTCCGACACGATCCGCGCCATCCTGGACATCCACGCGATGGTCAGCGGATTTCTCATCGAGACCGTCGAGGACGTTCCGGAATCACGCATGACCGAGCAGCCGGGCGCCATCGTCAACCACCCGGCGTGGACGCTGTCGCATCTCAACGCATACGCGGGCGTACTGCTGTCGATGCTCGACGACCCAAGCGTGCCGACGGCCGACGCCGAGATGGAGCGGTTCGGATATGGCACGACGCCCGTGCCCGACCGCGCTGCCTATGCGACGAAGCGTGAACTGCTTGACCGGTTCAGGGACCGGAACGCGCGCCTTGCCGCGGTCGTCGCCGGGAAGCACCGGGACTACTTCCCGCGGCGCTCGCCGGAGAAGTTCCACCCCTACTCGCCGACCATCGGGCACATCGCCATCACGCTGCTCGTGGCGCATCCGCCGCATCACTTGGGCCAGCTCAGGCAATGGCGACGCGCCGCCGGGATCGCACCGAACGACCTGCCCCTCGACGAGTGA
- a CDS encoding VOC family protein, producing the protein MCVSDVESVSRWYQELLNVRSAHGGPHYERLIRNGRLVLQLYQWDVEHHHGLIGDRAARPYGNGVLLWFEIDDFDAAVARAAVLQAEIVRPRHRNPPTGDGGPNHWEIWLRDPEGYTVVLASPDGSAR; encoded by the coding sequence ATCTGCGTAAGCGACGTCGAGTCCGTCAGTCGCTGGTACCAGGAGCTCCTCAACGTGCGAAGCGCCCACGGCGGGCCGCACTACGAGCGCCTGATCCGCAATGGGCGGTTGGTGTTGCAGCTCTACCAGTGGGATGTCGAACACCATCACGGTCTCATCGGCGACCGCGCCGCAAGGCCCTACGGCAACGGGGTACTGCTCTGGTTCGAGATCGACGACTTCGACGCGGCTGTCGCTCGCGCGGCTGTGTTGCAGGCCGAGATCGTCAGGCCGAGGCACCGCAATCCTCCGACCGGCGACGGTGGACCGAATCACTGGGAGATCTGGCTGCGCGATCCCGAGGGATACACGGTCGTGCTGGCCAGTCCGGACGGATCGGCAAGGTGA
- a CDS encoding SRPBCC family protein, translated as MKLTVTTPNDLHIVMTRVFDAPRRLVWDAMTKPGLVRKWLFAPPDWKMTVCKGDVRPGGTFRWQWAGPDGKAALMIHGTYHEVVSPERIVHTEMMEMGPGAAGCGSPCEDAEPSTVLVTLELDEQGGQTHMKMTIACPTKEVRDAMLASGMDQGMEAGYQQLDAILAQQVRH; from the coding sequence ATGAAGCTGACCGTGACGACGCCCAACGACCTGCACATCGTGATGACGCGGGTCTTCGATGCCCCCCGCCGCCTGGTGTGGGACGCGATGACGAAGCCCGGGCTGGTGCGGAAGTGGCTGTTCGCGCCGCCGGACTGGAAGATGACGGTCTGCAAGGGCGATGTGCGACCGGGCGGGACATTCCGCTGGCAGTGGGCCGGGCCGGATGGGAAGGCGGCCCTGATGATCCACGGAACATACCACGAAGTCGTTTCCCCCGAGCGGATCGTTCACACGGAGATGATGGAGATGGGCCCCGGCGCGGCGGGTTGCGGCTCGCCGTGCGAGGACGCCGAGCCGAGCACCGTGCTGGTGACGCTCGAGCTCGATGAACAGGGTGGCCAGACCCACATGAAGATGACGATCGCCTGCCCGACCAAGGAAGTCCGCGACGCCATGCTGGCCTCCGGAATGGATCAGGGCATGGAGGCCGGGTACCAGCAGCTCGACGCGATTCTGGCCCAGCAGGTTCGGCACTGA
- a CDS encoding SRPBCC family protein, giving the protein MKTTSCKLEVTTPSDREVLMTRTFDAPRRLVWEAWTRPELLKKWLHGWDDWTLAVCEMDLRPGGAFRWVWRGPDGTEMGLRGVYREIVPPERLVHTEIFDEDWTGGETLVTLVLTERAGQTTVAMTVLYSSREARDGALKTGMQEGMEVGYQRLEKLLASMGGGT; this is encoded by the coding sequence ATGAAGACGACAAGCTGCAAGCTGGAGGTCACGACACCGAGCGACCGTGAGGTCTTGATGACGCGGACGTTCGATGCGCCCCGGCGCCTGGTGTGGGAGGCGTGGACAAGGCCCGAGTTGCTCAAGAAGTGGCTGCACGGGTGGGACGACTGGACGCTGGCGGTATGCGAAATGGACCTGCGGCCTGGCGGGGCATTCCGCTGGGTCTGGCGCGGACCCGACGGGACGGAAATGGGGCTCCGCGGCGTGTACCGCGAGATCGTTCCGCCGGAGCGGCTCGTCCACACCGAGATCTTCGATGAGGACTGGACGGGGGGCGAGACGCTGGTCACGCTCGTGCTCACCGAACGCGCCGGCCAGACGACGGTGGCGATGACAGTGCTGTACTCGTCGCGCGAGGCGCGCGACGGCGCGCTGAAGACCGGCATGCAGGAGGGGATGGAAGTCGGCTATCAGCGGCTGGAGAAGCTGCTGGCGTCGATGGGAGGTGGCACGTGA
- a CDS encoding winged helix-turn-helix transcriptional regulator gives MVSDFSPILDRAFHALAHPARRAILRSLAHQERNLSELAAPLSMSFPAASKHVRVLERAGLVRRRVVGRTHICRLVGKPLEETERWLEAFRRSWERNFLRLDALLDQMKAAEEDAGGRNEKGNPR, from the coding sequence ATGGTTTCGGATTTTTCCCCAATCCTGGACCGCGCCTTTCACGCTCTGGCGCATCCCGCCCGCCGGGCCATCCTGCGCTCCCTGGCCCATCAGGAGCGGAACCTCAGCGAGCTGGCCGCCCCGCTGAGCATGTCGTTTCCCGCGGCGTCCAAGCACGTCCGAGTGCTGGAACGGGCCGGGCTCGTGCGACGACGCGTCGTCGGGCGCACGCACATCTGCCGGCTCGTAGGCAAGCCACTGGAAGAGACCGAGCGATGGCTGGAAGCGTTCCGCCGAAGCTGGGAGCGGAACTTCCTGCGACTGGATGCGCTGCTGGACCAAATGAAGGCCGCGGAGGAAGACGCCGGTGGCCGCAACGAGAAAGGGAACCCCCGATGA
- a CDS encoding nuclear transport factor 2 family protein, which translates to MNTPTSPLARVALIVCAALATIGSGCESCPLRQSVATTAQVDEDVRALLDRWIQSFESRDEAAVRSVLADDERFVWLEDGEARYQSADDVVAALASFPPGLQHSHELTSVRIVPMSDSAAWAQLGTTTVIRQGERAVSEFTGVVLILAQRDNGEWRIIAAHTSTTKPQMRSSG; encoded by the coding sequence GTGAATACGCCGACATCGCCTCTGGCACGTGTAGCACTGATCGTCTGCGCCGCGCTCGCCACTATCGGCTCCGGGTGCGAGAGTTGCCCGTTGCGGCAGTCGGTTGCAACTACCGCGCAGGTCGACGAGGATGTTCGCGCCCTGCTCGACCGCTGGATTCAATCGTTTGAATCACGCGACGAGGCCGCCGTCCGATCGGTGCTGGCGGATGACGAGCGTTTCGTCTGGCTTGAAGACGGTGAGGCCCGCTATCAAAGCGCCGATGATGTCGTTGCCGCCCTGGCGAGCTTTCCGCCCGGCCTACAACACTCCCATGAACTCACCTCGGTTCGCATCGTTCCGATGTCGGACTCCGCCGCCTGGGCGCAGCTTGGCACCACGACTGTAATCCGGCAAGGTGAGCGAGCAGTGTCGGAGTTCACCGGGGTCGTTCTGATCCTTGCTCAACGCGACAACGGCGAGTGGCGGATCATCGCGGCACACACTTCCACGACCAAGCCTCAGATGCGAAGCTCCGGGTGA
- a CDS encoding VOC family protein — translation MSNPLCHFAIHADDCARAMAFYQAVFGWRFEPWGPPDFWRIHTGQSGVEGALQKRQEPLTGTGMRGFECSISVRDVKSMAELIVKHGGHVVMPAFLIQGVGTVMKFQDTEGNIASAIQYLPGVFESMGASR, via the coding sequence ATGTCGAACCCACTCTGCCACTTTGCAATCCATGCCGATGACTGCGCTCGCGCCATGGCGTTCTACCAAGCGGTCTTTGGCTGGCGCTTCGAGCCGTGGGGACCGCCGGACTTCTGGCGGATTCACACCGGACAGTCCGGCGTCGAAGGGGCGCTTCAGAAGAGGCAGGAGCCGCTTACCGGAACCGGCATGCGCGGGTTCGAGTGCTCGATCAGCGTGCGTGATGTCAAGTCGATGGCGGAACTGATCGTCAAGCACGGCGGCCACGTCGTGATGCCGGCATTCCTGATCCAGGGCGTGGGGACCGTGATGAAGTTCCAGGACACGGAGGGGAACATCGCCAGCGCCATCCAATACCTGCCGGGTGTCTTTGAATCGATGGGAGCAAGCCGGTGA
- a CDS encoding helix-turn-helix transcriptional regulator, which translates to MSRKRHEPCVRCLGLTLPPGHRIEFHAHDWPQLIYAVRGVISVTTSAGAWVVPPMRALWVAGGVEHALHMQGRVEMQTLYFRPDFAPVMESECCVINIWPLLRELIVSIVAAGALSDTTPSDRARLRLLLDLLVVVPKRPLALPMPMDPRARRVAERVLDRVGAPGSLADLARTSGASARTIERAFLDQTGMTFGRWRQRARLLEAIRLLGEGTQVTAVAMSVGYRSPSAFVAAFKKCLGRTPAQYFRLEEASPVESVREPAETAGALSAPRRGRRSTLPGSVNRLVGDRG; encoded by the coding sequence ATGTCGAGAAAACGACACGAGCCTTGTGTCCGCTGCCTCGGACTCACCCTCCCACCGGGCCACCGCATCGAGTTCCATGCCCACGATTGGCCGCAGCTCATCTACGCGGTTCGCGGCGTCATCTCGGTGACGACGAGCGCCGGGGCGTGGGTTGTGCCGCCCATGCGTGCCCTTTGGGTGGCAGGGGGAGTTGAGCACGCACTCCACATGCAGGGGCGCGTCGAGATGCAGACGCTCTACTTTCGACCCGATTTCGCACCAGTGATGGAGTCGGAGTGCTGCGTGATCAACATCTGGCCGCTCCTGCGTGAACTGATCGTTTCGATCGTTGCGGCGGGCGCCTTGAGCGATACAACGCCGAGCGATCGTGCGCGCTTGCGACTCCTGCTCGATCTGCTCGTCGTCGTCCCGAAACGCCCGCTCGCCCTGCCGATGCCAATGGACCCCCGCGCCCGGAGGGTCGCCGAAAGGGTGCTCGATCGCGTCGGCGCCCCGGGTTCATTGGCCGATCTGGCACGGACGAGCGGCGCAAGCGCCCGTACCATCGAGCGGGCCTTTCTTGACCAGACCGGCATGACCTTCGGACGCTGGCGCCAGCGGGCACGCCTTCTGGAGGCGATCAGGCTGCTCGGTGAGGGAACGCAGGTGACGGCTGTGGCCATGAGCGTTGGCTACCGGAGCCCGAGCGCCTTCGTGGCGGCGTTCAAGAAATGCCTTGGGAGAACTCCAGCGCAGTATTTCCGCCTCGAGGAAGCATCGCCTGTCGAATCAGTAAGGGAACCGGCAGAAACTGCGGGCGCTCTGTCCGCGCCACGGCGGGGCCGTCGATCGACCTTGCCGGGATCCGTGAACCGTCTCGTGGGGGATAGAGGGTGA